One Asterias rubens unplaced genomic scaffold, eAstRub1.3, whole genome shotgun sequence DNA window includes the following coding sequences:
- the LOC117305620 gene encoding zinc finger protein 862-like produces MGHQWSKLHSRCEDLEYEASQQNKMTVKERLTTIDVSTKTKMCKLFDIAYTVAKRELPFTVYPTLVNMEKKHGVRLEETYINDKACRSFIDTIGETMVDNLDTDILGQHKRPLYFSLLFDGSADKAFSEKEIVTVKVLNNGLPEMRLLGIAEPASHAEAVYQSIITKCQEHRLKPEDSLVAAAADGASINTGQYNGVFTKLTQTGSDDGCPWMLKIHCVPHRMELGIKDAFHKSYFNQIDKVLVDLYYMFKRSPKKWRELKRLGTTLGVRVTKLARGHGTRWVAHRKSAVQALDHNYEVLVSLLEDMASGQRKDIKADDQGKMKGYLKIIKSVKFVFCLAFYADILDDLSQLSLIFQSNETPIFKVRASTEATLNSIREQQTKPGKMRQQVIGELSTGEFRGHTLSKQGDDPDHKGFHKLAADTISNIVRCVDSRLRSFAEDDVFVAADILDPTNYPSRIDKEGLMEYGNDHVQILTDHFQSLLIKQGCEINKIHSEWTQIKLHISRNHTHLPAHKLWQKMIVHKSAEFSNFLHLVHILLVCPIASAQVERQFSAVKRILGDWRLTLGLKTIETLLRISTEGPDPDDFAPESSVDKWWHNSTRSRRPHTKPLHKMASTSSDILESDGSTDSDSDSEADIASDSPGKDSDGEDLPDSDF; encoded by the coding sequence ATGGGGCACCAATGGTCAAAGCTCCACTCAAGATGCGAGGACCTTGAGTATGAAGCATCCCAGCAGAACAAAATGACGGTCAAGGAGCGCCTTACAACCATAGATGTGTCAACAAAGACAAAGATGTGCAAACTGTTTGACATCGCATATACAGTGGCAAAACGGGAACTTCCCTTCACAGTCTATCCAACATTAGTCAACATGGAAAAGAAACACGGAGTGCGTCTTGAGGAGACATATATTAATGACAAAGCTTGCAGAAGCTTCATCGACACCATTGGTGAGACCATGGTTGACAACTTGGACACAGACATCCTGGGCCAACACAAGCGACCGCTCTACTTTTCACTACTGTTTGATGGTAGCGCTGATAAAGCATTTTCAGAGAAAGAAATTGTTACAGTTAAAGTTCTTAACAATGGCCTACCGGAGATGAGATTACTGGGAATTGCAGAACCTGCCAGCCATGCCGAAGCTGTTTACCAATCCATCATCACGAAATGCCAGGAACATAGATTGAAACCTGAAGATTCGTTAGTTGCAGCAGCCGCTGATGGAGCATCTATCAACACAGGCCAGTATAATGGCGTATTTACGAAACTCACACAGACTGGTTCAGATGATGGATGTCCATGGATGCTCAAAATTCACTGTGTTCCACATCGTATGGAGTTGGGTATCAAAGATGCATTCCACAAGTCATACTTCAACCAGATTGATAAAGTATTGGTCGATCTCTACTACATGTTTAAGAGATCTCCCAAGAAGTGGAGAGAACTGAAACGGCTTGGAACAACACTTGGAGTGCGGGTTACCAAGTTAGCAAGAGGTCATGGGACACGGTGGGTTGCACACAGGAAGAGTGCAGTACAGGCTCTTGACCACAACTATGAAGTCCTTGTGAGTCTCCTTGAAGACATGGCATCAGGGCAGCGCAAAGACATCAAGGCTGATGACCAAGGAAAGATGAAGGGCTACTTGAAGATCATCAAGTCAGttaagtttgttttctgtttggCCTTCTATGCTGATATTCTTGATGATCTATCTCAGTTATCCCTGATATTTCAGTCGAATGAAACACCAATCTTCAAAGTTCGGGCAAGCACAGAGGCCACTCTAAATTCCATCAGGGAACAACAGACCAAACCAGGCAAGATGCGGCAGCAGGTGATTGGAGAGCTCAGCACGGGCGAATTCAGAGGACACACATTGAGCAAGCAAGGTGATGATCCCGACCACAAAGGCTTCCACAAACTTGCTGCAGATACCATTAGCAATATTGTCAGATGTGTAGATTCACGACTTCGCTCATTTGCAGAGGATGATGTTTTTGTTGCAGCCGACATTCTTGACCCAACCAACTACCCTTCTAGAATTGACAAAGAAGGCCTCATGGAGTATGGTAATGATCATGTGCAGATACTCACTGATCATTTCCAATCGCTTCTCATCAAACAGGGTTGTGAAATCAACAAAATTCATTCAGAGTGGACTCAAATTAAACTACACATCAGCAGAAACCACACTCATCTACCGGCACATAAATTGTGGCAAAAGATGATCGTGCACAAATCAGCCGAGTTTTCCAATTTTCTGCACTTGGTTCACATCCTGCTCGTGTGCCCAATAGCCAGCGCACAAGTGGAGCGACAGTTCTCTGCAGTCAAGAGAATTCTAGGAGACTGGCGCCTGACCCTTGGACTGAAGACTATAGAAACTTTGCTGAGAATTTCTACTGAGGGACCAGACCCAGATGACTTCGCTCCTGAGTCATCAGTTGACAAGTGGTGGCATAATAGCACCAGAAGCAGACGACCACATACTAAACCCCTCCACAAAATGGCATCTACCTCATCAGACATCTTGGAAAGCGATGGCTCCACAGACTCCGACTCAGATAGTGAAGCAGACATTGCTAGTGACAGTCCTGGCAAAGACTCTGATGGGGAAGACTTGCCAGACAGTGACTTTTAG